In the genome of Thiomicrospira aerophila AL3, one region contains:
- the fliI gene encoding flagellar protein export ATPase FliI: MTGVQAEVSAALAERLSQLKQQIPAKPKLKTSGRLVRVVGMTLEVVGTFAPLGSRCRVSHPDGQDVIAEVVGFQDERLYLMPVSRTHGLAPNARVTPLEGSVAIGVGEAMLGRVINGHGQPLDDKGVIKTDACISLVGEPINPLNRAPVEQPLDVGIRAINALLTFGRGQRLGLMAGTGVGKSVLLGMMTRYTEAEVVVVGLVGERGREVNDFVRHNLGEEGLKRAVVIVAPADDPPLLRLHAAMLATAVAEYFRDKGRHVLLLMDSLTRFAQAQREIALAIGEPPASKGYPPSVFSRLPQLVERAGNGREHSGSITAIYTVLAEGDDQSDPIVDAARGVLDGHIVLSRAIAESGRYPAIDVEASISRLMIEVASPEQFKQALVVKKWLSLYEQQKDLINLGAYRKGSQPELDLALQKLPEIQQFLSQSIGESFSLEQSIAGLAQLVSTKAS; this comes from the coding sequence ATGACGGGGGTTCAGGCAGAAGTTAGCGCAGCTTTAGCGGAACGTTTGAGTCAATTAAAGCAGCAGATTCCAGCTAAGCCTAAATTAAAAACCTCTGGTCGTTTAGTGCGTGTAGTGGGAATGACCCTTGAGGTGGTTGGAACCTTTGCTCCCTTAGGGAGTCGCTGTCGTGTATCACATCCTGATGGTCAGGATGTGATAGCTGAGGTGGTGGGTTTTCAGGATGAGCGTTTATATCTGATGCCGGTCAGTCGCACCCATGGCTTAGCCCCGAATGCGCGTGTGACGCCATTGGAGGGGAGTGTCGCCATAGGTGTGGGTGAGGCGATGCTAGGGCGGGTTATTAATGGCCATGGTCAGCCATTAGATGACAAGGGTGTCATTAAGACCGACGCGTGTATTAGTTTAGTCGGTGAGCCAATTAATCCGCTTAATCGAGCGCCCGTTGAGCAGCCACTGGATGTAGGTATTCGGGCGATAAATGCTTTGTTGACCTTTGGACGAGGCCAGCGTTTGGGTTTAATGGCTGGCACGGGTGTGGGTAAAAGTGTGTTGCTAGGAATGATGACACGCTACACTGAAGCTGAGGTTGTGGTGGTGGGCCTGGTTGGAGAGCGTGGGCGCGAGGTGAATGATTTTGTGCGCCATAACCTTGGCGAAGAGGGCTTGAAAAGAGCGGTGGTGATTGTCGCCCCTGCAGACGACCCGCCTTTATTGCGCTTACATGCTGCCATGCTTGCGACGGCAGTAGCGGAGTATTTTCGTGATAAAGGCCGTCATGTCTTATTATTAATGGATTCTCTAACCCGCTTTGCGCAGGCGCAACGTGAAATAGCATTAGCCATTGGTGAGCCGCCCGCAAGCAAGGGCTATCCACCGTCGGTTTTTTCTCGTTTACCACAATTGGTCGAGCGTGCCGGGAATGGGCGTGAGCATAGTGGTTCAATTACGGCTATTTATACAGTGCTTGCTGAAGGCGATGATCAGTCGGATCCTATTGTCGATGCGGCGCGTGGTGTTCTAGATGGGCATATTGTGTTATCTAGGGCAATTGCCGAGTCTGGACGTTACCCAGCGATTGATGTTGAAGCGTCTATTAGTCGTTTAATGATTGAAGTGGCGAGTCCAGAACAGTTCAAGCAAGCGTTAGTGGTAAAAAAATGGTTAAGTTTGTACGAGCAGCAAAAAGATTTAATCAATTTGGGGGCCTATCGTAAGGGTTCGCAGCCAGAGCTTGATTTGGCTTTGCAGAAGTTGCCAGAGATTCAGCAATTCCTTTCACAATCTATAGGTGAATCCTTTTCCCTGGAGCAAAGCATTGCCGGCTTAGCGCAGTTGGTTAGTACCAAGGCTAGTTGA
- a CDS encoding FliH/SctL family protein, producing the protein MDKPSDEAIAPTILKSNHLAQHDVQAWQFVDLDQQRKEMLAKQARLAAEAKAQPAKLIKQEAFEQAKRDGFEQGYQEGFEQGQAAGLQAATAENHQKLLDLEQRLEPLIAFLSSPNAQLADQVFQQTVELAVQLAEGFITDSAPKDTDHLVSLIKQAMQRLNPDPEPEEPSMTLWLHPDDLAAVAPVLKAFRDDLKLVADGQLAVGNFKLHHKFSEVSYDWRKEMADYLTKAREQWLAADATTDAL; encoded by the coding sequence ATGGATAAACCGTCTGATGAGGCGATAGCTCCAACCATTCTAAAGAGTAATCATCTTGCCCAACATGATGTGCAGGCCTGGCAGTTCGTTGATTTAGATCAGCAGCGCAAAGAAATGTTAGCCAAGCAGGCTCGTTTGGCTGCCGAGGCGAAGGCGCAACCGGCCAAACTTATTAAGCAAGAAGCTTTTGAGCAAGCAAAGCGTGATGGTTTTGAGCAAGGTTATCAAGAAGGGTTTGAGCAAGGTCAAGCAGCAGGCCTGCAGGCCGCTACGGCAGAGAACCATCAAAAACTGTTGGATTTAGAGCAGCGTCTAGAGCCACTCATTGCATTTTTAAGTTCACCTAATGCGCAGCTTGCTGATCAGGTTTTTCAGCAAACGGTGGAGTTGGCGGTACAGCTTGCAGAGGGGTTTATAACTGATAGCGCGCCGAAAGACACCGATCACTTGGTAAGCTTGATTAAGCAAGCCATGCAGCGTTTAAATCCCGATCCTGAACCAGAAGAACCGTCTATGACACTTTGGTTGCACCCTGACGACCTAGCTGCGGTTGCCCCTGTGTTAAAAGCCTTTCGAGATGATTTGAAATTAGTGGCTGATGGACAGTTGGCTGTAGGTAATTTTAAATTACATCACAAGTTTTCTGAGGTTAGTTATGACTGGCGTAAAGAGATGGCTGATTATTTGACCAAGGCTCGAGAGCAGTGGTTGGCTGCTGATGCGACCACGGATGCGCTATGA
- the fliG gene encoding flagellar motor switch protein FliG translates to MADDKAGAKDVEFDLSGTEKAAILLLSLGKESAEGILKHLNPREVQRLGNAMSDLDKIGHDKVQFVMTDFIETLSQDALGVDPGEYAQSLMSDALGGGGGGYSMDASMLADQVRGLEALKWMHPSAIANMLRNEHPQVVAIILSYFDAETAAEVLRGIPERFQAEVIYRVASLSTIQPRALFDLNEVLENASRDGEGGKLASIGGVKRAAEMLNLVGGGLDTKILEKISEDNSDMATSIQDKMFVFDDIIGLEDRGMQTLVADIPQDVLLLALKGAEKDLKEKILNNMSKRQADIMRDDLEAGGPVKLSEVEESQRKVVQIVRRLADEGKLMLPGSGEEFV, encoded by the coding sequence ATGGCTGACGATAAAGCAGGTGCCAAAGATGTCGAGTTTGATCTTTCTGGAACTGAAAAAGCAGCGATTTTATTGCTGTCGCTTGGAAAAGAGAGTGCTGAAGGTATTTTAAAGCATCTTAACCCAAGGGAAGTTCAGCGCTTAGGTAATGCTATGTCTGATTTGGATAAGATTGGTCACGATAAAGTGCAGTTTGTGATGACTGATTTTATTGAAACGCTGAGCCAGGATGCCTTGGGTGTCGATCCTGGTGAGTATGCCCAGTCCTTAATGTCTGATGCATTGGGCGGTGGCGGTGGCGGTTATAGCATGGATGCCTCAATGCTGGCGGACCAGGTGCGCGGTTTAGAGGCTTTGAAGTGGATGCACCCTTCTGCAATAGCAAATATGCTGCGAAATGAGCATCCGCAAGTTGTTGCGATAATTCTGTCTTATTTTGATGCTGAAACCGCTGCTGAAGTTTTGAGGGGTATTCCTGAGCGTTTCCAAGCAGAGGTGATTTATCGTGTGGCGAGTTTATCAACCATTCAGCCACGTGCTTTGTTTGATTTAAATGAAGTGTTAGAAAATGCTTCTCGTGATGGGGAGGGGGGCAAGCTAGCATCGATTGGTGGTGTGAAACGAGCCGCAGAAATGCTTAACCTGGTTGGTGGCGGCCTAGATACGAAGATCTTAGAGAAAATTTCTGAAGATAATAGTGATATGGCAACCTCTATCCAAGACAAGATGTTTGTGTTTGACGATATTATTGGTTTGGAAGATCGGGGTATGCAAACCTTGGTGGCCGATATTCCACAAGATGTCTTGTTGCTTGCTTTGAAAGGTGCTGAAAAAGACCTTAAAGAAAAAATTCTTAATAACATGTCAAAACGTCAGGCCGATATTATGCGCGATGATCTTGAAGCAGGTGGTCCAGTCAAGCTCAGCGAAGTCGAAGAATCGCAGCGTAAAGTGGTACAAATCGTTCGCCGTTTGGCTGATGAGGGCAAATTAATGTTGCCTGGTTCGGGTGAAGAGTTTGTCTAA
- the fliF gene encoding flagellar basal-body MS-ring/collar protein FliF: MAESASINKNDNASQALGLNNLINNMTALPVARQVSLIVGLSASVALIIAILLWSQSTNYSLLFGNMEPRELNEVVQILDSQRVKYKLDSSGSSVLVPANQVHSLRLQLAADGFPKPAESGYQLLDRDQGFGISQFRETTQYHRALEGELAKSVASLNQVESARVMLGLPKRSVFVREQQAASASVVLRLRSGSSLDEQNIAAIVHLVAASVPNLDSANVTVVDQFGNLLSNAMRTTDLQLSMRQLDYTRNVEESLSHRVVNLMAPILGGANRVRAQVSAELDFTQIEQTRENFDPDPNAIRSEQEIREINRGADGPQGIPGALTNQPPPAGLAPEQMLDPANDPSVRSLSERRTRNFEIDRTISHIKNPVGSLKRLSVAVVLDDRLVNVDGQLQRQALTEDELASFRQIISDSLGLDPARGDTLSIINTAFVAPEESFFDSGSFWEEPWFWDAIKHLVAAIAILVIVFGVVRPMLRDLTQKRWSHGDYPEDVLDEDLVMATSDISQALDQMNKDIVGEGEASADAPKTSDAYEKVRSLAASDPKLVAMVLKDWMQEKK, from the coding sequence ATGGCGGAATCGGCTTCAATAAATAAAAATGACAATGCCAGTCAAGCTCTTGGCCTCAACAATCTCATCAATAACATGACCGCCTTGCCGGTCGCCCGACAAGTTAGTCTAATTGTCGGTTTATCAGCCTCTGTCGCGCTTATCATTGCAATTTTACTCTGGTCTCAGTCCACCAATTATTCGCTATTATTTGGCAATATGGAGCCACGTGAGCTGAATGAAGTGGTGCAGATATTGGATTCCCAGCGGGTTAAATATAAGCTCGACTCAAGTGGTTCAAGTGTTTTGGTGCCTGCTAACCAAGTGCATAGCTTAAGGCTACAGCTAGCAGCAGATGGCTTTCCTAAGCCGGCTGAGTCAGGTTATCAATTACTGGACCGTGATCAGGGGTTCGGTATTTCTCAGTTTCGTGAAACAACCCAGTACCATCGTGCCTTGGAGGGTGAGTTAGCCAAGTCTGTTGCGTCACTAAATCAAGTCGAATCAGCCCGGGTGATGTTGGGCTTACCTAAACGATCTGTGTTTGTGCGTGAGCAGCAAGCCGCTAGTGCATCGGTGGTATTGCGTTTGCGCTCTGGTAGTAGTTTGGATGAGCAGAATATTGCCGCTATTGTGCACCTTGTTGCCGCCAGTGTGCCTAATTTGGATTCTGCAAACGTGACCGTAGTGGATCAATTTGGTAATTTATTGTCAAATGCGATGCGAACCACTGACTTGCAGCTTAGCATGCGGCAATTAGATTACACGCGTAATGTTGAAGAGTCTCTGTCGCATAGAGTGGTGAATCTGATGGCGCCTATTTTGGGTGGAGCTAATCGGGTCAGGGCGCAGGTAAGTGCCGAGCTGGACTTTACTCAAATTGAGCAAACCCGAGAAAATTTCGACCCTGACCCTAATGCGATTCGTTCCGAGCAAGAAATCCGTGAAATTAATCGTGGTGCTGATGGACCGCAAGGCATTCCGGGCGCTTTAACTAATCAACCGCCACCAGCAGGCCTGGCACCTGAGCAAATGCTTGATCCGGCTAATGATCCTAGTGTAAGAAGTTTATCTGAGCGTCGTACGCGAAATTTTGAAATCGATCGAACGATTAGTCATATTAAAAATCCGGTGGGCTCGCTAAAGCGCTTGTCAGTAGCAGTTGTGTTAGATGATCGTTTGGTGAATGTAGATGGTCAATTGCAGCGTCAAGCGCTTACTGAGGATGAGTTAGCTAGTTTCCGCCAAATTATTAGTGATAGCTTGGGTCTTGACCCAGCGCGAGGTGATACCTTGTCAATAATAAACACCGCCTTTGTAGCACCGGAAGAGTCATTTTTTGATTCTGGATCCTTTTGGGAGGAGCCATGGTTCTGGGACGCTATTAAACATTTGGTGGCAGCTATTGCTATTTTGGTCATAGTGTTTGGGGTGGTGCGCCCTATGTTGCGTGACCTGACGCAAAAGCGTTGGAGTCATGGCGATTATCCTGAGGATGTCCTTGATGAAGATCTAGTCATGGCTACCTCGGATATCAGTCAGGCATTAGATCAGATGAATAAAGATATTGTTGGCGAGGGTGAGGCGTCTGCTGATGCGCCCAAGACATCTGATGCTTATGAGAAGGTGCGTAGTTTAGCGGCAAGTGATCCAAAGCTTGTAGCCATGGTGCTCAAAGACTGGATGCAGGAGAAAAAGTAA
- the fliE gene encoding flagellar hook-basal body complex protein FliE: MNKVDTQSLLLQMQALSAQAQNKPQEIAAASSGDTAGFGQMLQQSLAAVNAQSQKTDAMREALVSEDPSADLTEVMLQAQKASLSFEAMTQVRNKLVEAYKDVMNMPI; encoded by the coding sequence ATGAACAAAGTGGATACCCAAAGTTTATTGTTGCAAATGCAGGCACTGAGTGCGCAGGCGCAAAATAAGCCTCAAGAAATTGCAGCCGCCTCTAGTGGTGATACCGCTGGATTTGGGCAAATGTTACAGCAGTCTTTGGCTGCGGTGAATGCGCAATCTCAGAAAACGGATGCGATGCGTGAGGCCTTGGTTTCAGAGGACCCTTCAGCCGATTTAACTGAAGTGATGCTGCAAGCACAAAAAGCAAGTTTGTCATTTGAGGCTATGACGCAAGTGCGTAATAAATTGGTAGAAGCTTATAAAGATGTAATGAATATGCCTATTTAG
- a CDS encoding sigma-54-dependent transcriptional regulator, giving the protein MFETKILVVEDDPALQEALVDILSLHDFEVVAVSNAEDALVALNDEIGMVFSDIRMDGLLDGYQLMQRIRALKPHLPIVLMTAYGTIEQAVSAMKFGAVDYLVKPFEATVLVEKARLYFQRDASQEDGFIAVDPKTQQIKKLADKVAKTEASVLIQGASGSGKEVLARYVHQQSNRAAQPFVAINCAAIPDNMIEAVLFGYEKGAFTGALKSMPGKFEQAQGGTLFLDEIGELKADLQAKLLRVLQEREVERIGATKTIQLDVRIISATNIDMPDAIAEGRFREDLFYRLNVFPLTLPSLAERPADIAPIAMRLIARYQTLGQPCEGVASDALERLASYAWPGNIRELDNVIQRAMVMRSGSQITADDLLFDQMTAQPASQSFNEGVDLKTQEMNAILSVLKKHQGHRQKTAGELNLSTRTLRYKLAKYKEMGLDID; this is encoded by the coding sequence GTGTTTGAAACTAAGATTTTAGTCGTTGAAGATGATCCGGCCTTGCAAGAGGCGTTAGTAGATATCTTAAGTTTGCATGACTTTGAGGTTGTAGCGGTCAGTAATGCTGAAGATGCTCTCGTTGCGCTAAATGATGAAATTGGTATGGTTTTTAGCGACATTCGTATGGATGGTTTGTTGGATGGCTATCAATTAATGCAACGGATTCGCGCGCTAAAACCTCATTTGCCAATTGTGTTAATGACGGCTTATGGCACAATTGAGCAAGCTGTGTCAGCGATGAAGTTTGGTGCAGTGGATTATTTGGTTAAGCCTTTTGAAGCAACGGTGTTGGTTGAAAAGGCACGCTTGTACTTTCAGCGCGACGCCAGTCAAGAGGACGGGTTTATTGCTGTTGACCCAAAAACCCAGCAGATTAAAAAATTGGCTGACAAAGTGGCGAAGACTGAAGCGAGTGTGTTGATTCAAGGTGCCAGTGGTTCGGGTAAAGAAGTGTTAGCGCGTTATGTTCATCAGCAATCTAATCGTGCGGCTCAACCTTTTGTGGCGATTAACTGTGCTGCGATTCCCGACAATATGATCGAAGCGGTGTTGTTTGGTTATGAAAAGGGTGCTTTTACGGGCGCATTGAAATCCATGCCGGGTAAATTTGAACAGGCTCAGGGTGGTACCTTGTTTTTGGATGAGATTGGTGAATTGAAAGCGGATTTGCAGGCTAAATTATTGCGGGTACTGCAAGAGCGCGAAGTTGAACGTATAGGCGCTACCAAGACGATTCAGCTTGATGTGCGCATTATTAGCGCGACCAATATTGATATGCCAGACGCGATTGCTGAGGGACGTTTTCGGGAAGATTTGTTTTATCGCTTAAATGTGTTTCCGTTAACCTTACCTAGTTTAGCCGAGCGGCCAGCGGATATTGCGCCTATTGCTATGCGGTTGATTGCTCGCTATCAAACCCTGGGTCAGCCCTGTGAGGGTGTGGCAAGTGACGCGCTAGAAAGGCTGGCAAGCTACGCATGGCCGGGTAATATTCGTGAGTTGGATAATGTGATCCAGCGCGCCATGGTCATGCGCTCTGGTAGTCAGATCACAGCCGATGATTTGTTATTTGACCAGATGACTGCTCAGCCAGCAAGTCAATCCTTCAATGAGGGCGTTGATCTTAAGACACAGGAAATGAATGCCATTTTGTCGGTGTTGAAAAAACATCAAGGGCATCGGCAAAAAACCGCAGGTGAGCTGAATTTAAGTACACGAACACTGCGCTACAAGCTGGCAAAGTATAAAGAAATGGGTTTGGATATTGATTAA
- a CDS encoding sensor histidine kinase encodes MENSKLALTDRNRLAELEEAFSLFNQTSEQLTIAYSSLQQQVVHLQSQLAQTHTEKRRVADRLERLLALLPAGVMVLNDDDQIIEMNASAHEILGADALGMSWDRLVEQRFTSRNDAQELMSASGQVYQLSQVALDETLGKILLIQDVTAARQLQNHVSRHQRLKSMGEMAASLAHQIRTPLSAALLYISQLGAVLSDENNEKAARFSQKALANLMHLESLITDMLQYAKGGDVGQSPVEMTELVQRLVLQLEPVLIKSSSEVMFQPNPERAWVLGDAEALLTALQNLIVNAVDVIKEQALIRVAIYLKADWVDIVVCDNGPGVPPELHEKIFEPFYTSRAKGTGLGLAVVRAVAEAHGGQVWLQSTLGEGSCFGVRLPRCYPQQSQ; translated from the coding sequence GTGGAAAATAGCAAGCTAGCCTTAACTGATCGTAATCGTTTAGCGGAGCTTGAAGAGGCATTTAGCCTTTTTAATCAAACCTCAGAACAGCTCACTATAGCCTATTCTTCCCTTCAACAGCAAGTCGTTCATTTGCAATCGCAGTTGGCTCAAACACATACTGAAAAACGTCGTGTTGCGGATCGTTTAGAGCGATTACTCGCATTATTACCAGCCGGTGTCATGGTGCTAAATGACGATGACCAAATTATTGAGATGAACGCCAGTGCTCATGAAATTTTGGGTGCGGACGCCTTGGGGATGAGCTGGGATAGGCTAGTCGAGCAGCGTTTTACTTCGCGTAATGATGCTCAGGAGCTGATGTCTGCAAGTGGCCAGGTTTACCAGCTTTCACAAGTCGCCTTAGATGAAACTTTGGGTAAAATTTTGCTTATTCAAGATGTGACGGCAGCCCGTCAATTGCAAAATCATGTTAGCCGTCATCAGCGTTTAAAGTCTATGGGTGAGATGGCTGCATCACTTGCGCATCAAATTCGTACCCCTTTATCGGCCGCATTACTTTATATTTCACAGCTAGGTGCTGTGCTGAGTGATGAGAATAACGAAAAAGCCGCGCGTTTTTCACAAAAAGCCCTCGCCAACTTGATGCATTTAGAGTCTTTGATTACCGATATGTTGCAATATGCAAAAGGCGGCGATGTCGGACAAAGTCCAGTGGAAATGACCGAGCTTGTGCAGCGGCTTGTTTTGCAACTTGAACCTGTGCTGATTAAGTCTAGTAGTGAAGTGATGTTTCAACCCAACCCAGAGCGGGCCTGGGTGTTGGGTGATGCTGAGGCTTTGTTAACGGCATTGCAAAACTTGATTGTTAATGCTGTTGATGTGATCAAAGAGCAGGCGCTGATTCGGGTTGCAATCTATTTGAAGGCCGATTGGGTGGATATTGTAGTCTGTGATAATGGGCCAGGCGTGCCGCCAGAGCTACACGAAAAAATTTTTGAGCCTTTTTATACTAGTCGCGCCAAGGGTACTGGATTAGGACTGGCCGTTGTAAGAGCTGTGGCTGAGGCACATGGTGGCCAGGTTTGGTTGCAATCAACTTTAGGCGAGGGCAGCTGTTTTGGGGTGCGTTTGCCTAGATGTTATCCGCAGCAATCACAATAG
- the fliS gene encoding flagellar export chaperone FliS, which produces MQKQAQQYQNHFLETSVSEATPYKLVALLYENGIKHMKLMRLMIERKQIAAKTEQANRVTSILYGLKAGLDMELGGDVAANLDALYNYIIKQVLTASLNNDLVVLDEALGLLQDLQEAWSLMPESYQRLTAAEIKARQQVK; this is translated from the coding sequence ATGCAAAAACAAGCACAGCAGTACCAAAACCATTTTTTAGAGACCTCGGTTAGTGAGGCCACACCCTATAAGCTAGTCGCCTTACTCTATGAAAATGGCATTAAGCACATGAAGCTAATGCGCTTAATGATTGAACGCAAGCAAATTGCCGCCAAAACCGAGCAAGCGAATAGAGTTACATCTATTCTGTATGGTCTTAAAGCGGGCTTAGATATGGAGTTGGGTGGTGATGTGGCCGCTAATCTCGATGCTTTGTATAATTACATCATAAAGCAAGTTTTAACGGCTTCGCTCAATAATGATCTAGTGGTGCTTGATGAGGCGCTTGGTTTATTGCAAGATTTACAGGAGGCTTGGTCATTAATGCCAGAGTCTTATCAGCGTTTAACTGCAGCTGAGATTAAAGCTAGGCAGCAAGTTAAGTAA
- the fliD gene encoding flagellar filament capping protein FliD → MPNTIGANFVNSITGGRLDSANLSKVLAEAEVASQRGILDRNASRVEKEQTALSFLRTNLNAFNTFTQDLARPNFFNSLSATASSPQSLDVTLGDGAAVGNFSVSVEQLAQAQTQVLNTSFSSRSATIPTGTLTIEQAGQTKTFEINATNNTLESFQASFNAANLGVTAAIIKDGNEFKLMFSSQNSGADGAFSLTGSNGLTGFDNADATITSTAQDAQIKVNGVTVNSATNRFDDVLDGVSFTAKQAQPGLVQQVSIQRDTSAVEEAVKDFVLVYNQLQEILKDLGSNRELTAAEKDDPTFEFTGALAGNPVLRSLQFQLRDSITTPLPGQQPPFNTLSSIGVSLKIDGTLELNESQLNNVLNNNIEQLAGVFSKGGQSDNSLIQVVNTTDRTQAGDYEVFLTSVAERAVLNGGAVNLDVNGEIVLGAGAQFDLVFNGNESVTLEFAAGSYTPQAFASMLQSAINNEPTLQSLPGRIEVAFDGASSSFQLSSSQFGRNSEVTLSNVIGFDNAGLTDSTARGADVQGRLEIDGRTLDLGAFANANDGRLIRISNFAVTLDGQPAAARGLEFRVLGGVPDPSTPLGGLTVSEGFASRIFEQVRSQIADNGAIGARLETLQNRTAQFDEQRARLDARFEAAEARYRLQFANLQSILSQFQQTGDFLTATFNRNNRN, encoded by the coding sequence ATGCCTAATACCATTGGAGCCAATTTTGTTAATTCCATTACGGGTGGCCGTTTAGATTCTGCTAACCTTTCAAAAGTCTTGGCAGAGGCTGAAGTAGCTAGTCAGCGTGGAATTTTGGATCGTAATGCTTCGCGGGTCGAGAAAGAACAGACAGCATTAAGTTTTTTACGAACTAACTTGAATGCCTTTAATACTTTTACTCAAGACCTTGCCCGTCCTAATTTCTTTAATAGCTTATCTGCTACAGCGTCATCACCGCAGTCTTTAGATGTCACGCTAGGTGACGGGGCGGCTGTAGGCAATTTTTCTGTATCTGTTGAGCAGTTGGCGCAAGCACAAACCCAAGTGCTGAATACCAGTTTCTCTTCACGTTCAGCTACGATTCCAACCGGTACACTCACTATTGAGCAAGCTGGGCAAACAAAAACCTTTGAAATTAATGCCACTAACAATACGCTAGAGAGTTTTCAGGCCAGTTTTAATGCGGCCAATTTAGGGGTGACGGCCGCGATTATCAAAGACGGTAATGAGTTTAAATTGATGTTTAGTTCGCAAAACTCGGGAGCGGATGGCGCCTTTAGTTTAACCGGCAGTAATGGTTTAACCGGTTTTGATAATGCGGATGCAACCATCACCTCCACTGCCCAAGACGCGCAGATTAAAGTTAATGGCGTCACCGTGAACAGTGCTACCAATCGCTTTGATGATGTTTTAGATGGGGTGAGTTTTACCGCTAAGCAGGCACAACCAGGCCTGGTACAACAAGTTTCTATTCAGCGTGATACTTCAGCCGTTGAAGAAGCGGTTAAAGATTTTGTGTTGGTGTACAACCAGTTACAGGAGATTTTAAAGGATTTAGGTTCTAATCGTGAACTAACCGCTGCAGAAAAGGATGATCCAACTTTTGAGTTTACCGGTGCATTGGCGGGTAACCCTGTGTTGCGTTCGTTACAGTTCCAATTACGAGATTCGATTACAACGCCACTCCCGGGGCAGCAGCCGCCTTTTAATACCTTGTCTAGTATTGGTGTGAGTTTAAAAATTGACGGTACGTTGGAGTTAAATGAAAGTCAGCTTAATAACGTTCTAAACAATAACATTGAACAGTTGGCAGGAGTGTTTTCTAAAGGTGGTCAGAGTGACAATAGTTTAATTCAAGTTGTTAATACTACCGACAGAACCCAAGCTGGTGACTATGAGGTATTTTTAACGAGTGTGGCCGAACGTGCTGTTTTGAATGGTGGTGCAGTCAACCTTGATGTTAATGGCGAGATAGTGCTAGGTGCGGGTGCGCAATTTGATTTGGTGTTTAATGGTAACGAGAGTGTGACTTTGGAGTTTGCGGCGGGATCTTATACGCCACAGGCCTTTGCCTCAATGTTGCAAAGTGCCATTAATAACGAGCCGACCCTGCAGAGTTTACCAGGACGAATTGAAGTGGCATTTGATGGCGCAAGCTCTTCATTTCAGCTGTCATCGAGTCAATTTGGACGAAATTCAGAAGTTACTCTATCCAATGTAATTGGCTTTGATAATGCCGGTTTAACAGATAGCACAGCGCGTGGCGCTGACGTGCAAGGTCGCCTCGAGATTGATGGTCGCACCTTAGATTTAGGTGCTTTTGCTAATGCAAATGATGGGCGACTCATTAGAATTTCAAATTTCGCTGTCACCTTAGACGGTCAGCCTGCTGCGGCTCGGGGTTTAGAATTTAGAGTCCTTGGAGGTGTGCCAGATCCAAGCACGCCATTAGGCGGGTTAACCGTTAGTGAAGGTTTTGCAAGCAGAATATTTGAGCAGGTTAGAAGCCAAATTGCTGACAATGGGGCTATTGGCGCACGTCTTGAAACATTACAGAATAGAACGGCACAGTTTGATGAGCAGCGCGCGCGATTAGATGCAAGGTTTGAAGCTGCCGAAGCGCGCTACAGATTACAATTTGCTAATTTGCAGTCTATTCTGTCGCAGTTTCAGCAAACGGGTGATTTTTTAACTGCAACCTTTAATCGTAATAATAGAAATTAA
- a CDS encoding flagellar protein FlaG has protein sequence MDAVTLQPNAFGGTGNSLSSQPAPSNSSSSPERVISPSTNESLVSSASIETQADAFASNESLNSLISQLDSQFSSLGMTVRFGIDEASNRNYIAIEDSVSGDLVRQIPSEEMLSISRNLQQFLESNLYARVGQSEENFAPGLLTDQQV, from the coding sequence ATGGATGCCGTTACATTACAACCCAATGCTTTCGGTGGCACTGGTAATTCGTTATCATCCCAGCCAGCACCCTCGAATTCATCCTCATCTCCCGAAAGGGTCATTTCACCATCAACAAATGAATCACTCGTGTCTTCGGCTTCTATCGAAACACAAGCTGATGCTTTTGCCAGTAATGAATCTTTAAATAGCCTTATTTCTCAGCTTGATAGTCAATTTTCTTCATTAGGTATGACAGTTCGCTTTGGAATTGATGAAGCTTCTAATCGGAATTACATTGCTATTGAAGATAGTGTATCGGGTGACTTGGTTAGGCAGATTCCGTCTGAAGAAATGCTTTCAATATCTAGAAATTTGCAACAGTTTTTGGAATCTAATCTATATGCCCGTGTCGGCCAGTCAGAAGAAAATTTTGCCCCAGGGCTGCTTACCGATCAGCAGGTTTAA